In Streptosporangium album, the following are encoded in one genomic region:
- a CDS encoding type IV toxin-antitoxin system AbiEi family antitoxin domain-containing protein, whose amino-acid sequence MLIERELWPQNRRRDKLWELAAGQRGYFTAAQAVEAGYSHQAQRFHAQRGNWLHIDRGLYRLREFSVLPGDDHDYLVRWWLWSKRRAVVSHVSALAVHDLGIANPEEIHLTVGPGFRQKNQQIVLHHAELRPEEIEDREGFRVTTPLRAIAESAADAVDQDMIDSAVAELLERGETTRGWLLRAAQYLGERAELGVERALRAEKA is encoded by the coding sequence ATGCTGATCGAGCGGGAGCTGTGGCCGCAGAACAGGCGCCGTGACAAGCTTTGGGAGCTCGCCGCAGGCCAGAGGGGTTATTTCACCGCCGCCCAGGCCGTTGAGGCGGGCTACTCCCATCAGGCTCAGCGTTTCCACGCTCAGCGAGGCAACTGGCTGCACATCGATCGGGGGCTCTACCGGCTCCGCGAGTTCTCCGTGCTGCCCGGTGACGATCATGACTATCTCGTCCGATGGTGGCTCTGGAGCAAGAGGCGGGCTGTAGTCTCACACGTCAGTGCGCTGGCCGTCCATGATCTCGGGATCGCGAACCCGGAGGAGATTCATCTGACGGTCGGACCGGGATTCCGGCAGAAAAACCAGCAGATCGTGCTTCACCACGCCGAGCTGCGGCCAGAGGAGATCGAGGATCGCGAGGGTTTCAGAGTGACCACGCCACTTCGGGCGATCGCCGAATCAGCCGCCGACGCGGTGGACCAGGACATGATCGATTCCGCTGTCGCCGAGCTTCTGGAGCGTGGCGAGACCACCCGTGGCTGGCTTCTTCGCGCGGCTCAGTATCTCGGAGAACGCGCCGAGCTGGGCGTCGAGCGCGCTCTGAGGGCGGAGAAGGCGTGA
- a CDS encoding RNA-guided endonuclease InsQ/TnpB family protein, which produces MEKVKQTRAHVARLELSTAQVAVLDGQAHTARTLWNLLHEYFTFRQGRFATLKDCDTAIRAARHEIDWIGQLPAQAAQAVLKTYRQAWANFFNPDHPAKRPTFKARFGSRPAVDVPQARDLQIKRINRRWGAVNLPKVGRVRFRWTKDLPGLTRGGPAGRITGARLVKDAHGWQVVFRTQILLAPVPTVHPGHTVGIDRGVTVALALSDGTMREHAPWLTPGEKEHLRRLEKTSARRRAARPKRTRPSGRERRTYDQIARLRAKAKRRAVDWQHQTTTELADTFAVIKVEKLSILNMVKSAKGTIEAPGRNVAQKAGLNRSISGEAWGRTVTLLEYKSADRGGQVVKVPAPGTSQTCHRCGHRDAAGRDRTVFACTDPACGWVGHADTNAAINIKNAVGTPVSGRGDLGVTRSVKRQPPRAA; this is translated from the coding sequence GTGGAGAAGGTGAAGCAGACGCGGGCGCATGTGGCCCGCCTGGAGTTGAGCACAGCCCAGGTGGCGGTGCTGGACGGCCAGGCGCACACCGCCCGCACGCTGTGGAACCTGCTACACGAGTACTTCACCTTCCGGCAGGGCCGGTTCGCGACGTTGAAGGACTGCGACACCGCGATCCGGGCGGCTCGTCATGAGATCGACTGGATAGGCCAACTGCCCGCCCAGGCGGCTCAGGCCGTGCTGAAGACCTACCGGCAGGCGTGGGCGAACTTCTTCAACCCTGATCACCCCGCTAAACGCCCGACGTTCAAGGCCCGGTTCGGTTCCCGACCGGCCGTCGATGTGCCTCAGGCTCGCGACCTGCAGATCAAGCGAATCAACCGGCGGTGGGGTGCGGTCAACCTGCCCAAGGTCGGGCGGGTGCGGTTTCGGTGGACCAAGGACCTGCCCGGCCTCACCAGGGGCGGCCCCGCCGGGCGGATCACGGGAGCGCGGCTGGTCAAGGATGCTCACGGCTGGCAGGTGGTGTTCCGCACCCAAATTCTCCTCGCGCCGGTCCCTACCGTGCACCCGGGCCACACGGTGGGGATCGACCGGGGGGTCACCGTCGCGCTGGCCCTGTCGGACGGCACGATGCGTGAGCACGCCCCCTGGCTCACGCCTGGGGAGAAAGAACACCTGCGCCGGCTGGAGAAGACGTCGGCTCGCCGGCGTGCGGCCCGGCCGAAGAGGACCCGCCCTTCGGGGCGGGAGCGGCGCACCTACGATCAGATCGCCCGGCTGCGCGCGAAAGCCAAGCGCCGAGCCGTCGACTGGCAGCACCAGACCACCACCGAACTCGCCGACACGTTCGCTGTGATCAAGGTGGAGAAACTCTCCATTCTCAACATGGTCAAATCCGCCAAGGGCACGATCGAAGCCCCGGGCAGGAACGTCGCCCAAAAGGCGGGGCTGAATCGGTCGATCAGCGGCGAGGCGTGGGGCCGGACCGTCACCCTGCTCGAATACAAGAGTGCCGACCGGGGCGGACAGGTCGTCAAGGTTCCCGCCCCGGGCACCTCACAGACGTGCCACCGATGCGGTCACCGTGATGCGGCCGGCCGCGACAGAACCGTGTTCGCTTGTACCGACCCCGCGTGCGGTTGGGTCGGCCATGCCGATACCAATGCCGCGATCAATATCAAGAACGCCGTCGGAACGCCGGTGTCAGGGCGTGGAGACCTCGGGGTTACCCGGTCGGTGAAGCGTCAACCCCCGCGCGCCGCTTAA
- a CDS encoding SAM-dependent methyltransferase: protein MINGAPAPGNPAEPDSSAGFPPEVDPNTPSTARMYDYYLGGKDNFASDREAAERIIQLVPGTREVALANRAFLGRTVRHLAEAGIRQFIDIGTGLPTQDNVHQVAGREAPGSRVVYVDNDPIVLSHARALLADNPDTIVVEGDAREPEAILGDDEVRAHVDFGRPVAVLLVAILHFIPDDEQVAGIVASLLRPLAPGSHLVISHIYAGDHDDVTIKRGADVYARTNAGSIAARGPEHLRRYFDGLDLVEPGIVQVQAWRPEEDVEVDLVKPGILGVVGRVR, encoded by the coding sequence ATGATCAACGGTGCGCCCGCTCCGGGAAACCCCGCCGAGCCGGACTCCTCCGCCGGCTTTCCGCCGGAAGTCGATCCGAACACCCCCAGCACCGCCCGGATGTACGACTACTACCTCGGCGGGAAGGACAACTTCGCCTCCGACCGCGAGGCGGCGGAGAGGATCATCCAGCTGGTGCCCGGCACACGCGAGGTCGCACTGGCCAACCGCGCCTTCCTCGGCCGGACGGTGCGGCACCTCGCGGAGGCGGGGATCCGGCAGTTCATCGACATCGGCACCGGTCTGCCCACGCAGGACAACGTGCACCAGGTGGCCGGCCGCGAGGCGCCCGGCTCCCGGGTGGTCTACGTCGACAACGACCCGATCGTCCTGTCCCATGCCCGCGCGCTGCTCGCCGACAACCCGGACACGATCGTCGTCGAGGGCGACGCGCGTGAGCCCGAGGCCATCCTCGGCGATGACGAGGTCCGGGCCCATGTCGACTTCGGCAGGCCGGTCGCGGTCCTGCTCGTCGCGATCCTGCACTTCATCCCCGACGACGAGCAGGTCGCCGGGATCGTCGCGAGCCTGTTGCGCCCGCTGGCCCCCGGCAGCCACCTGGTCATCTCCCACATCTACGCCGGTGACCACGACGACGTGACCATCAAGAGGGGCGCGGACGTCTACGCCAGGACCAACGCGGGATCCATCGCCGCGCGCGGCCCCGAGCACCTGCGCCGCTACTTCGACGGGCTGGACCTCGTGGAGCCGGGAATCGTCCAGGTGCAGGCCTGGCGCCCTGAGGAGGACGTGGAGGTCGACCTCGTCAAGCCCGGCATCCTCGGGGTCGTCGGCCGGGTGCGATGA
- a CDS encoding DUF262 domain-containing protein gives MQRSSPRRQLPRDPEPSTPRLVTVADDILAGRIVLPKFQREFVWSRQQILNLLDSVARNYPIGSILLWESDQELASERAIADLEVDSLPSGRHVNYLLDGQQRLSTICGALYWEPDGDPKSPWNIVYDLTEGTFHHRDDFEEPPPTQFPLRFLLDGAEFVVRLERVADEELKQRARLLYNRFANYQIATVTLRDMSIEEIGLVFERINTTGTDLTLVEFMRAATWTPDFDLLDSIDEIKEVLRRKRYGDLDPKVMLRAIAATAGFGYSRGDTEQIRKLPKPKLKEAIEKTKEAASRAVDFLVTEIRTPSSRTLPYDTQLAILVEVFDRIARSRSLVALARSRSRNSMTAPPLRTQRPGRNVDRRAATRSKRTLRRSLPRSVPLVSA, from the coding sequence GTGCAGCGTTCATCTCCTCGCAGGCAGCTTCCCCGCGATCCCGAGCCTTCGACACCAAGGCTTGTCACCGTCGCCGACGACATTCTCGCGGGCCGCATCGTGCTGCCCAAGTTCCAACGAGAGTTCGTCTGGTCGCGCCAGCAGATCCTGAACCTGCTCGACTCCGTGGCGAGGAACTATCCGATCGGCAGCATCCTGCTGTGGGAGAGCGACCAGGAACTGGCCAGTGAAAGAGCGATCGCGGACCTGGAAGTCGACTCGTTGCCGAGTGGCCGCCACGTCAACTACCTGCTCGACGGCCAGCAACGACTGTCCACAATCTGCGGCGCGCTCTACTGGGAGCCCGACGGCGACCCGAAGAGTCCGTGGAACATCGTCTACGACCTCACCGAGGGCACCTTCCACCACCGGGACGACTTCGAGGAACCCCCGCCGACGCAGTTCCCGCTGCGGTTCCTTCTCGACGGAGCGGAGTTCGTCGTACGGCTGGAGCGGGTCGCCGACGAAGAGCTGAAACAGCGAGCGAGGCTGCTCTACAACCGGTTCGCGAACTACCAGATCGCGACCGTGACGCTACGGGACATGTCGATCGAGGAGATCGGCCTCGTCTTCGAGCGCATCAACACCACGGGGACGGACCTGACCCTCGTGGAGTTCATGAGAGCCGCCACCTGGACGCCGGACTTCGACCTGCTGGACTCGATCGACGAGATCAAGGAGGTCCTGCGCCGGAAACGCTACGGGGACCTCGACCCCAAGGTGATGCTGCGCGCCATAGCCGCCACCGCCGGATTCGGTTACTCGCGCGGCGATACCGAGCAGATCCGAAAGCTGCCCAAGCCCAAGCTGAAAGAGGCGATCGAGAAGACGAAGGAGGCCGCCAGCCGTGCGGTCGACTTCCTGGTGACGGAGATCAGGACCCCCTCGTCCAGGACACTGCCTTACGACACCCAGCTCGCCATTTTGGTCGAGGTCTTCGATCGGATCGCCAGGTCGAGATCCTTGGTGGCCCTCGCGCGGTCCAGAAGCCGGAACTCCATGACCGCGCCGCCCTTGAGGACCCAGCGGCCGGGCCGGAACGTGGACAGGCGAGCCGCCACACGCTCGAAGAGAACCCTGCGGCGGAGCCTGCCGAGGTCGGTGCCGTTGGTGTCGGCCTGA
- a CDS encoding GmrSD restriction endonuclease domain-containing protein yields MADSPIHSEGVTVHNLFRKNSFALDYYQREYTWTRDEVRTLIDDLSHRFLSQWNPLHERDEVNGYAPYFLGPYVYHESDGRTFLVDGQQRVTTLHLLLIYLRQLLIDQEKWIYADELEGLTYTARHGRRSFKVGSSEELARAQLLNALVTDWNDLKGFTLSDDAHVSVRNLHDRSREIDGDFPEVLRGEALVPFVRWLLDRVCLVGIQALDQENGREIFVSMNDRGLRLSHVDLLKGHLFRRVNPQTREELGRSWADMLARLTSAETDSPEASTPSAYVRSFLLAQYAHFDETSTDAAEIGRAVHEWILRNEIQLGIDRPAGAREFIGKLTDASERYRVLLRACREFRPELAAVFFNGYNGIDNQFTLLLSVVSPEDTDQAFTEKCSMAAAFLDLVYVRRCVNNLPVQRRDLDEIIHRLIPVLRICRTAEAVATVLGREASLLEHDFREIASFGLRANNRRLIRYLLSRMTAHVQRACEGGEHDYEFLRGPRDYEIEHIWANRFERHTDAVRTPAEFDLWRNRLGALLLLPKSVNASFRDDPYGQKLEHYYAENRLAASLHPKSRLRNTPFTHYLRAAGLDLAFRPCQEFGVQEIEQRQNLYRLLCEEVWSPARLGFRLPKITVVVPEPAASRRRSTRYGVELLDLIRNGLMKPDAKIFRTVRGVVHFATVEADGAIRLETGEAFHSLSAAGAAVAGTKACAGWDVWRIERDGVAVALKRLRDEVLNRGLPKAGS; encoded by the coding sequence ATGGCGGACAGTCCCATTCACAGCGAAGGTGTAACGGTCCACAACCTCTTCAGGAAGAACTCCTTCGCACTGGACTACTACCAGCGGGAGTACACCTGGACCCGTGACGAGGTCCGCACTCTGATCGACGACCTCAGCCACCGGTTCCTGAGCCAGTGGAACCCCCTGCACGAACGCGACGAGGTCAACGGCTACGCCCCCTACTTCCTCGGTCCCTACGTCTACCACGAGAGCGACGGCCGTACCTTCCTCGTCGACGGCCAGCAGCGCGTCACCACGCTCCACCTCCTGCTGATCTACCTCCGGCAGCTGCTGATCGACCAGGAGAAGTGGATCTACGCCGATGAGCTGGAGGGGCTCACCTACACGGCCCGGCACGGCAGACGGAGCTTCAAGGTCGGCAGCTCCGAGGAGCTGGCCCGCGCGCAGCTTCTCAACGCCCTGGTCACCGACTGGAACGACCTCAAGGGATTCACGCTGTCCGACGACGCCCATGTCTCCGTGAGAAATCTCCACGACCGGAGCAGGGAGATCGACGGCGACTTCCCCGAGGTGTTGCGCGGCGAGGCCCTGGTGCCCTTCGTCCGGTGGCTGCTCGACCGCGTGTGCCTGGTCGGCATCCAGGCCCTCGACCAGGAGAACGGACGCGAGATCTTCGTGTCCATGAACGACCGGGGACTCCGGCTGAGCCACGTCGACCTGCTGAAAGGCCACCTGTTCCGGCGGGTCAACCCGCAGACGCGCGAGGAGCTGGGCAGGTCGTGGGCCGACATGCTGGCCCGTCTCACCTCCGCGGAGACGGACTCTCCCGAGGCCAGCACGCCCAGCGCCTACGTCCGCTCCTTCCTCCTGGCGCAGTACGCGCACTTCGACGAGACGTCCACCGACGCCGCCGAGATCGGGCGGGCCGTTCACGAGTGGATCCTGCGCAACGAGATCCAGCTGGGGATCGACCGGCCAGCCGGCGCGCGGGAGTTCATCGGGAAGCTCACGGACGCGTCCGAGCGCTACCGCGTCCTGCTCCGGGCCTGCCGGGAGTTCAGGCCCGAGCTCGCCGCCGTCTTCTTCAACGGCTACAACGGCATCGACAACCAGTTCACGCTCCTGCTCTCCGTCGTCTCCCCCGAGGACACCGACCAGGCGTTCACCGAGAAGTGCTCGATGGCCGCGGCGTTCCTCGACCTCGTCTACGTACGGCGGTGCGTCAACAACCTGCCCGTGCAGCGCCGCGACCTTGACGAGATCATCCACCGGCTGATCCCGGTCCTGCGGATCTGCCGGACGGCCGAGGCGGTCGCCACCGTCCTCGGCCGGGAGGCCTCCCTGCTGGAGCACGACTTCCGCGAGATCGCGTCCTTCGGCCTCCGGGCGAACAACCGCCGCCTGATCCGCTACCTGCTCTCGCGCATGACCGCCCACGTCCAGCGCGCGTGCGAGGGGGGAGAGCACGATTACGAGTTCCTCCGGGGACCCCGCGACTACGAGATCGAGCACATCTGGGCCAACCGTTTCGAGCGGCACACGGACGCCGTCAGGACCCCCGCGGAGTTCGACCTCTGGCGCAACCGCCTCGGCGCCCTGCTGCTCCTGCCCAAGTCTGTCAACGCGAGCTTCCGGGACGACCCCTACGGGCAGAAGCTTGAGCACTACTACGCCGAGAACCGGCTCGCGGCCTCCCTGCACCCCAAGAGCCGCCTGCGCAACACCCCGTTCACCCACTACCTCAGAGCCGCCGGCCTCGACCTGGCGTTCCGGCCCTGCCAGGAGTTCGGCGTCCAGGAGATCGAGCAGCGGCAGAACCTCTACCGGCTCCTCTGCGAGGAGGTCTGGAGCCCGGCCAGGCTCGGCTTCCGGCTGCCGAAGATCACTGTCGTCGTCCCCGAGCCGGCCGCGTCCCGGCGCCGTTCCACGCGCTACGGCGTCGAGCTTCTCGACCTGATCAGGAACGGCTTGATGAAACCGGACGCCAAGATCTTCCGGACGGTCAGAGGCGTGGTCCACTTCGCCACCGTCGAGGCGGACGGAGCGATCAGGCTGGAGACGGGCGAGGCCTTCCACTCCCTGTCCGCCGCCGGGGCCGCGGTCGCCGGGACGAAGGCGTGTGCGGGCTGGGATGTCTGGCGGATCGAACGCGACGGTGTCGCGGTCGCGCTGAAGCGTCTCCGCGACGAGGTCCTCAACCGTGGTCTGCCGAAGGCCGGCTCATGA
- a CDS encoding TetR/AcrR family transcriptional regulator, with translation MSSSRTARERVRAELTREITDIARRHLATEGAGGLSLRAVAREMGMVSSAIYRYFPSRDDLLTALIIDGYNAIGEAVENADAACPPGDHTGRWLAVCHAVRDWALAHPHEYALLYGSPVPGYHAPEDTIAAAVRDTVVYGRIISDAHQAGALNPPDICPSVPASFSEDADRVRELIPGVSDDVIVRALIVWTGLFGWLNFELFGQFNNTILDRTTAFDHSMRCQAAFLGLPA, from the coding sequence ATGAGTTCAAGCCGCACAGCACGGGAACGGGTCCGCGCCGAACTGACTCGCGAGATCACCGACATCGCCCGCAGACACCTGGCCACCGAGGGCGCGGGCGGCCTCTCCCTGCGCGCGGTCGCCCGCGAGATGGGCATGGTCTCCTCAGCGATCTACCGCTACTTCCCCTCCCGGGACGACCTGCTCACCGCTCTGATCATCGATGGCTACAACGCCATCGGCGAGGCCGTGGAGAACGCCGACGCGGCCTGTCCGCCCGGGGACCACACCGGCCGGTGGCTGGCGGTGTGCCATGCCGTACGGGACTGGGCGCTGGCCCATCCGCACGAATACGCCCTGCTGTACGGCTCGCCCGTGCCCGGCTACCATGCGCCGGAGGACACCATCGCCGCGGCGGTCCGCGACACCGTCGTCTACGGCCGGATCATCTCCGACGCCCACCAGGCCGGAGCCCTGAACCCTCCGGACATCTGCCCGTCCGTCCCGGCCTCGTTCAGCGAGGACGCCGATCGTGTCCGAGAGCTCATCCCGGGCGTCTCCGACGACGTGATCGTCCGCGCCCTGATCGTCTGGACGGGTCTGTTCGGCTGGCTCAACTTCGAGCTGTTCGGCCAGTTCAACAACACGATCCTCGACCGCACCACGGCCTTCGACCACTCCATGCGCTGCCAGGCCGCCTTCCTCGGCCTGCCCGCCTGA
- a CDS encoding DEAD/DEAH box helicase family protein: protein MANESLSPNENETRRSLVERQLDRAGWSRDQLVDEYVITDGRILAAGGRPRRGMNLRADYVLEYRPGVPVAVVEVKRTSIKADDGIEQAKRYAKKLELPVAYATNGVKIYEIDLNVGTLIEIDDYPSPEELWARFRHAKGLDDEAITDLLTTPFDHSVKNWDNTPKIPRYYQRLAVNKAVEAIGRGQDRVLLVLATGTGKTLVAYQIVKKLWQARWPEGRLPRVLYLADRNILVDQPKDEYFVKGFGEAVHKLGRGIAQSGRHIYPVSSVVLRPSGRG from the coding sequence ATGGCCAATGAATCTCTTAGCCCAAACGAGAACGAAACCCGACGATCCCTCGTGGAGCGCCAGCTCGATCGGGCGGGGTGGAGCCGAGATCAGTTGGTCGACGAGTACGTCATCACGGATGGCAGGATCCTCGCTGCTGGCGGCAGGCCGAGGCGAGGGATGAACCTACGTGCTGACTACGTGCTCGAATACCGGCCGGGCGTGCCTGTCGCGGTCGTCGAGGTCAAGCGGACGTCCATCAAGGCGGACGACGGCATCGAGCAGGCGAAGCGGTATGCGAAAAAGCTGGAGCTGCCCGTCGCCTATGCCACGAACGGCGTGAAGATCTACGAGATCGACCTCAACGTGGGCACGCTCATCGAGATCGATGACTATCCCTCGCCCGAAGAGCTTTGGGCCCGTTTTCGTCATGCCAAGGGACTCGACGATGAGGCCATCACCGATCTTCTGACCACCCCGTTCGACCATTCCGTGAAAAATTGGGACAATACTCCAAAAATTCCCCGCTATTATCAGCGGCTCGCTGTAAACAAAGCGGTCGAAGCCATCGGCAGAGGGCAGGACCGGGTCCTTCTCGTCCTGGCAACCGGCACGGGAAAGACCCTGGTGGCCTACCAGATCGTCAAGAAACTCTGGCAGGCGCGCTGGCCGGAGGGCCGTCTGCCACGGGTGCTTTATCTGGCCGATCGGAACATCCTTGTAGACCAGCCGAAAGACGAATACTTCGTCAAGGGGTTCGGCGAAGCCGTTCACAAGCTGGGACGCGGGATCGCCCAGTCTGGCAGGCATATCTACCCGGTTTCGTCCGTAGTGCTCCGGCCTTCAGGCCGGGGGTGA
- a CDS encoding NAD-dependent epimerase/dehydratase family protein, with protein sequence MTKHVVVGSGQIGSEVARLLAGQGHEVVLVSRSGSGPDLPGVRKVAADASDRERLIALTEGADALYNCVNPLYHRWMQDWPPIAASLLATAEATGAGYVMLGNLYVYAPPSGPMRENDPLRPASEKAEVRVRMWRDALASHEAGRVRVTEVRGSDYFGPGCLDQSHLGERFVPRLLAGKPVRFIGDPAQPHSWTYVPDVARALVTAATDDRSWGRAWHVPTAPAMTARQVADRLCALAGVPNPGVKVMPRWFVRAAGTVSPMLGELEHVRYQFVRPFVVDSADFQATFGVAPTPVDEALTTTIAWWRERLAAAA encoded by the coding sequence ATGACCAAGCACGTCGTCGTCGGATCCGGTCAGATCGGCTCCGAGGTGGCCCGGCTGCTGGCGGGCCAGGGACACGAGGTCGTCCTCGTCAGCCGCTCGGGCTCCGGCCCCGATCTGCCGGGAGTCCGCAAGGTGGCGGCGGACGCCTCCGACCGGGAACGGCTGATCGCCCTGACCGAGGGGGCCGACGCGCTCTACAACTGCGTCAACCCGCTCTACCACCGCTGGATGCAGGACTGGCCGCCGATCGCGGCCTCCCTGCTGGCGACCGCCGAGGCCACCGGCGCGGGATACGTCATGCTCGGCAACCTCTACGTCTACGCTCCTCCCAGCGGGCCGATGCGGGAGAACGACCCGCTCCGGCCGGCCAGCGAGAAGGCGGAAGTGCGGGTCCGGATGTGGCGCGACGCCCTGGCCTCGCACGAGGCCGGGCGGGTCCGGGTGACCGAGGTGCGGGGATCGGACTACTTCGGCCCCGGCTGCCTCGACCAGTCGCACCTGGGGGAACGGTTCGTCCCCCGGCTCCTGGCCGGCAAGCCCGTCCGTTTCATCGGAGACCCGGCCCAGCCGCACAGCTGGACCTACGTGCCCGACGTGGCCCGTGCCCTGGTGACGGCCGCCACCGACGACCGGTCGTGGGGCCGGGCCTGGCACGTCCCGACCGCTCCCGCCATGACGGCCCGGCAGGTCGCAGACCGTCTCTGCGCGCTCGCCGGCGTCCCGAACCCGGGGGTCAAGGTCATGCCGCGCTGGTTCGTCCGCGCGGCGGGCACCGTCTCGCCGATGCTCGGCGAGCTGGAGCACGTCCGCTACCAGTTCGTCAGGCCCTTCGTCGTCGACTCCGCCGACTTCCAGGCCACCTTCGGCGTGGCGCCGACCCCGGTGGACGAGGCGCTGACCACGACCATCGCCTGGTGGCGGGAGCGCCTGGCCGCGGCGGCGTAG
- the tnpA gene encoding IS200/IS605 family transposase, translating into METEPRCVHRTARRLPPPRPFGVRHQVPEGAFTDPMLVRCEQIMREVCADFEVELREFSGEDDHVHPLVRYPPKVALSKLVNSLKGVSARMLCKEFSAHVRTYLWGGHFWSGSYFAGSVRGTPLTVLKQYIEQQKRPV; encoded by the coding sequence ATGGAAACCGAACCCCGATGTGTACACCGGACGGCACGTCGTCTACCACCTCCACGCCCATTTGGTGTTCGTCACCAAGTACCGGAGGGGGCCTTCACCGACCCGATGCTGGTCCGATGCGAACAGATCATGCGGGAGGTCTGTGCCGACTTCGAGGTCGAACTTCGCGAGTTCAGCGGCGAGGACGACCACGTCCACCCGCTGGTCCGCTACCCACCCAAGGTCGCCCTGTCCAAGCTGGTCAACTCGCTGAAGGGGGTCTCGGCGCGGATGCTGTGCAAGGAGTTCAGCGCCCACGTCCGCACGTACCTGTGGGGCGGGCATTTCTGGTCCGGCTCCTACTTCGCCGGGTCGGTTCGCGGGACACCCCTGACCGTGCTCAAGCAGTACATCGAGCAGCAGAAACGGCCGGTCTGA
- a CDS encoding FAD-binding protein: protein MSGRQTNWAGNVTYGAARLHRPGSVERLQDVVAGSGRLRALGTRHSFNHIADCPDGDLVSLENLPASMDLDTVRRTVTVSAGVRYGELARWLHGKGYALHNLGSLPHISVAGACATATHGSGDSNGNLPTAVAGIEMVTADGEITVLTRERDGDRFRGAVVGLGALGIVTRVTLEVLPAFEVRQDLYENLPWAGLEDHFEEIFSAAYSVSLFTGWRGPQIDQVWLKRRVDGLGDGWEAEPRWLGATLAETELHPLPGMPAVNCTRQRGVPGPWHERLPHFRLDFTPSSGEELQSEYLVPRRDTIGVLRALDRIRDSVAPVLQVSEIRTVAADDLWMSPCYGQGAVALHFTWKKDWPAVSRVLALVEEALEPFEARPHWGKLFVARPERVRSLYERLPDFQRLLGAYDPAGKFRNAFVDDYVFGEDPR, encoded by the coding sequence GTGAGCGGACGGCAGACGAACTGGGCGGGCAACGTCACCTACGGCGCGGCACGGCTCCACCGCCCCGGCAGCGTCGAGCGGCTGCAGGACGTGGTCGCCGGTAGCGGCCGGCTGCGAGCGCTCGGCACACGTCACTCCTTCAACCACATCGCCGACTGCCCCGACGGCGACCTCGTCTCGCTGGAGAACCTTCCGGCCTCGATGGATCTGGACACCGTACGCCGCACGGTCACGGTCTCCGCCGGAGTCCGGTACGGCGAGCTGGCCCGGTGGCTGCACGGTAAGGGCTATGCCCTGCACAACCTCGGCTCGTTGCCGCACATCTCGGTCGCCGGGGCCTGCGCCACGGCCACGCACGGTTCGGGAGACTCCAACGGGAACCTGCCGACCGCGGTGGCGGGCATCGAGATGGTCACCGCCGACGGTGAGATCACCGTCCTCACCCGGGAGCGGGACGGTGACCGCTTCCGTGGGGCGGTGGTCGGACTCGGCGCGCTGGGGATCGTCACCCGGGTCACCCTCGAGGTCCTCCCGGCGTTCGAGGTGCGGCAGGACCTGTACGAGAACCTTCCCTGGGCCGGCCTGGAAGACCACTTCGAGGAGATCTTCTCCGCGGCGTACAGCGTGAGCCTGTTCACCGGCTGGCGGGGCCCGCAGATCGACCAGGTGTGGTTGAAACGGCGCGTCGACGGCCTCGGCGACGGCTGGGAGGCGGAACCGCGGTGGCTGGGTGCCACCCTGGCGGAGACCGAGCTGCATCCCCTGCCGGGGATGCCGGCCGTCAACTGCACCCGGCAGCGGGGCGTGCCCGGCCCGTGGCACGAACGGCTGCCGCACTTCCGCCTGGACTTCACGCCCAGCAGCGGGGAGGAACTGCAGTCGGAATACCTGGTGCCGCGCCGGGACACGATCGGCGTGCTCCGCGCGCTGGACCGGATCAGGGACAGCGTGGCCCCCGTCCTGCAGGTGTCGGAGATCCGGACCGTCGCGGCGGACGATCTGTGGATGAGCCCCTGCTACGGACAGGGGGCGGTCGCCCTCCACTTCACCTGGAAGAAGGACTGGCCGGCGGTGAGCCGGGTGCTCGCTCTGGTCGAGGAGGCACTGGAGCCCTTCGAGGCACGGCCGCACTGGGGCAAGCTCTTCGTCGCGCGCCCGGAACGCGTGCGGTCCCTGTACGAGCGGCTGCCGGACTTCCAGCGGCTGCTCGGCGCCTACGACCCCGCGGGCAAGTTCCGCAACGCGTTCGTCGACGACTACGTCTTCGGTGAGGACCCTCGGTGA